Proteins from a genomic interval of Mustela lutreola isolate mMusLut2 chromosome 4, mMusLut2.pri, whole genome shotgun sequence:
- the NOLC1 gene encoding nucleolar and coiled-body phosphoprotein 1 isoform X2 produces MADASLRRVVPSDLYPLVLGFLRDNQLSEVASKFAKATGATQQDANASSLLDIYSFWLKSAKAPKRKVQANGPVSKKAKKKTSSSESSEDSSEEEEPQGPPAKKAAVPAKRASLPQHPGKAAAKASESSSSEESSDEEEDNDKKKKPVQKGVKPQSKAVKAPPKKAKSSDSDSDSSSEDESPKNQKPKTTPVAAKTQTKASAKPGIPARVAPKLTNGKVASKKSSSSSSSSSSSSDEEEEVAAAAAIPKKTVPKKQVVAKAPVKTMAAPTQKSSSSEDSSSEEEEEEEQKKPMKKKPGPYSSVPPPSAAPSKKSLGTQAPKKAAEKQQPVESSEDSSDESDSSSEEEKKPPAKAVISKATSKPVPAKKAPESSSDSSDSDSSEDEAPARSAGTTKNLPSRPVATPKQPAAKPATAPKQPVGSGQKPLTRKADSSSSEEESSSSEEEKKKTVVTPKSKAAAKAAPSLPAKQAPQGGGDSSSDSDSSSSEEEEEEKMSKSPVKKKPQKAAGVVASSKAASTKQAKAESSSSSSSDDSSEEEVKEKPKGKGSVRPQALKTNGTSAVTTQNGKADRDSHEEEEEKKKAALAVSKPGSGKKRKQNEAAKEAETPQAKKIKPQTPNTFPKRKKGEKRASSPFRRIREEEIEVDARVADNSFDAKRGAAGDWGERANQVLKFTKGKSFRHEKTKKKRGSYRGGSISVQVNSIKFDSE; encoded by the exons ATGGCGGACGCCAGCTTGCGCCGCGTGGTTCCCAGCGACCTGTATCCCCTCGTGCTCGGCTTTCTGCGCGATAACCAGCTCTCGGAGGTGGCCAGTAAATTTGCCAAGGCAACAGGCGCT ACCCAACAGGACGCCAACGCCTCTTCTCTCTTAGACATCTACAGCTTCTGGCTCAA GTCTGCCAAGGCCCCAAAGCGGAAGGTACAGGCAAATGGACCAGTGAGTAAGAAGGCTAAGAAGAAGACTTCATCCAGTGAGAGCAGTGAGGACAGCAGTGAGGAGGAAGAACCCCAAGGACCTCCAGCTAAGAAAGCTG CTGTACCTGCCAAGCGGGCCAGTTTGCCTCAGCATCCTGGAAAGGCTGCAGCCAAAGCATCAGAGAGCAGCAGCAGTGAGGAATCCAGTGATGAGGAGGAGGACAATGACAAGAAGAAAAAGCCTGTTCAG AAGGGAGTTAAGCCCCAATCCAAGGCAGTCAAAGCTCCTCCTAAGAAGGCCAAGAGCTCTGATTCTGATTCAGACTCAAGCTCAGAAGATGAGTCACCAAAGAACCAGAAGCCAAAGACAACACCTGTGGCAGCTAAAACTCAGACTAAAGCCTCAGCCAAACCAG gtATCCCAGCCCGTGTGGCACCTAAACTAACCAATGGGAAAGTGGCCAGCAagaagagcagcagcagcagcagcagcagcagcagcagcagtgatgaggaggaggaggtggcagCGGCGGCAGCCATACCTAAGAAG ACTGTACCTAAAAAGCAAGTCGTGGCCAAGGCTCCAGTGAAAACAATGGCTGCCCCTACCCAGAAGAGTTCCAGCAGTGAAGACTCTtccagtgaggaggaggaggaggaagagcagaaaaaacccatgaaaaaaaaaccag gtccCTATAGTTCAGTCCCCCCACCTTCGGCTGCCCCATCCAAGAAGTCCCTGGGAACCCAGGCTCCCAAGAAAGCtgcagagaagcagcagcctgTGGAAAGCAGTGAGGACAGCAGCGATGAGTCTG ATTCCAGttctgaggaagaaaagaaacctccAGCTAAGGCAGTCATCTCTAAAGCAACCTCTAAACCAGTTCCAGCAAAGAAAGCGCCAGAGAGCTCTTCAGACAGCTCAG ACTCTGATAGTTCTGAGGATGAAGCTCCTGCCAGATCAGCCGGTACTACCAAGAATCTACCAAGTAGGCCGGTTGCCACTCCCAAGCAACCTGCAGCTAAACCAGCCACAGCTCCCAAGCAGCCTGTAGGTAGTGGCCAGAAGCCTCTCACCAGAAAGGCTGATAGCAGCTCCAGCGAGGAGGAGAGCAGTTCTagtgaagaggaaaagaagaagactGTGGTCACTCCCAAGTCCAAGGCAGCAGCCAAAGCAGCTCCGTCTTTGCCTGCCAAACAGGCCCCCCAGGGTGGTGGGGACAGCAGCTCTGATTCAGATAGTTCTAgcagtgaggaagaggaggaagagaagatgtCAAAATCCCCAGTTAAAAAGAAGCCACAGAAGGCAGCAGGAGTTGTAGCCTCTTCCAAGGCGGCTTCCACAAAGCAAGCAAAGGCCGAGAGCAGCAGCAGTTCTTCCTCTGATGATTCCAGTGAGGAAGAAGTGAAGGAGAAGCCTAAGGGCAAGGGCAGTGTAAGGCCACAAGCCCTCAAGACCAATGGGACCTCTGCAGTGACTACGCAGAATGGAAAAGCAGACAGGGATAGCcatgaggaagaagaagaaaagaaaaaggcagcatTAGCAGTTTCTAAGCCAG gTTCCGGAAAGAAGCGGAAGCAGAATGAGGCTGCCAAAGAGGCAGAGACTCCTCAAGCCAAGAAGATAAAGCCCCAGACCCCCAACACAtttccaaaaaggaagaaa GGAGAAAAAAGGGCATCATCCCCTTTCCGAAGGATCAGGGAGGAGGAAATTGAGGTAGATGCTCGAGTGGCAGACAACTCCTTTGATGCCAAG CGGGGTGCAGCTGGAGACTGGGGGGAACGCGCCAATCAGGTTCTGAAGTTCACCAAAGGCAAATCGTTCCGGCATGAGAAAACCAAGAAGAAGCGGGGCAGCTACCGGGGAGGCTCCATCTCTGTCCAGGTCAATTCCATTAAGTTTGACAGCGAGTGA
- the NOLC1 gene encoding nucleolar and coiled-body phosphoprotein 1 isoform X1, producing MADASLRRVVPSDLYPLVLGFLRDNQLSEVASKFAKATGATQQDANASSLLDIYSFWLNRSAKAPKRKVQANGPVSKKAKKKTSSSESSEDSSEEEEPQGPPAKKAAVPAKRASLPQHPGKAAAKASESSSSEESSDEEEDNDKKKKPVQKGVKPQSKAVKAPPKKAKSSDSDSDSSSEDESPKNQKPKTTPVAAKTQTKASAKPGIPARVAPKLTNGKVASKKSSSSSSSSSSSSDEEEEVAAAAAIPKKTVPKKQVVAKAPVKTMAAPTQKSSSSEDSSSEEEEEEEQKKPMKKKPGPYSSVPPPSAAPSKKSLGTQAPKKAAEKQQPVESSEDSSDESDSSSEEEKKPPAKAVISKATSKPVPAKKAPESSSDSSDSDSSEDEAPARSAGTTKNLPSRPVATPKQPAAKPATAPKQPVGSGQKPLTRKADSSSSEEESSSSEEEKKKTVVTPKSKAAAKAAPSLPAKQAPQGGGDSSSDSDSSSSEEEEEEKMSKSPVKKKPQKAAGVVASSKAASTKQAKAESSSSSSSDDSSEEEVKEKPKGKGSVRPQALKTNGTSAVTTQNGKADRDSHEEEEEKKKAALAVSKPGSGKKRKQNEAAKEAETPQAKKIKPQTPNTFPKRKKGEKRASSPFRRIREEEIEVDARVADNSFDAKRGAAGDWGERANQVLKFTKGKSFRHEKTKKKRGSYRGGSISVQVNSIKFDSE from the exons ATGGCGGACGCCAGCTTGCGCCGCGTGGTTCCCAGCGACCTGTATCCCCTCGTGCTCGGCTTTCTGCGCGATAACCAGCTCTCGGAGGTGGCCAGTAAATTTGCCAAGGCAACAGGCGCT ACCCAACAGGACGCCAACGCCTCTTCTCTCTTAGACATCTACAGCTTCTGGCTCAA CAGGTCTGCCAAGGCCCCAAAGCGGAAGGTACAGGCAAATGGACCAGTGAGTAAGAAGGCTAAGAAGAAGACTTCATCCAGTGAGAGCAGTGAGGACAGCAGTGAGGAGGAAGAACCCCAAGGACCTCCAGCTAAGAAAGCTG CTGTACCTGCCAAGCGGGCCAGTTTGCCTCAGCATCCTGGAAAGGCTGCAGCCAAAGCATCAGAGAGCAGCAGCAGTGAGGAATCCAGTGATGAGGAGGAGGACAATGACAAGAAGAAAAAGCCTGTTCAG AAGGGAGTTAAGCCCCAATCCAAGGCAGTCAAAGCTCCTCCTAAGAAGGCCAAGAGCTCTGATTCTGATTCAGACTCAAGCTCAGAAGATGAGTCACCAAAGAACCAGAAGCCAAAGACAACACCTGTGGCAGCTAAAACTCAGACTAAAGCCTCAGCCAAACCAG gtATCCCAGCCCGTGTGGCACCTAAACTAACCAATGGGAAAGTGGCCAGCAagaagagcagcagcagcagcagcagcagcagcagcagcagtgatgaggaggaggaggtggcagCGGCGGCAGCCATACCTAAGAAG ACTGTACCTAAAAAGCAAGTCGTGGCCAAGGCTCCAGTGAAAACAATGGCTGCCCCTACCCAGAAGAGTTCCAGCAGTGAAGACTCTtccagtgaggaggaggaggaggaagagcagaaaaaacccatgaaaaaaaaaccag gtccCTATAGTTCAGTCCCCCCACCTTCGGCTGCCCCATCCAAGAAGTCCCTGGGAACCCAGGCTCCCAAGAAAGCtgcagagaagcagcagcctgTGGAAAGCAGTGAGGACAGCAGCGATGAGTCTG ATTCCAGttctgaggaagaaaagaaacctccAGCTAAGGCAGTCATCTCTAAAGCAACCTCTAAACCAGTTCCAGCAAAGAAAGCGCCAGAGAGCTCTTCAGACAGCTCAG ACTCTGATAGTTCTGAGGATGAAGCTCCTGCCAGATCAGCCGGTACTACCAAGAATCTACCAAGTAGGCCGGTTGCCACTCCCAAGCAACCTGCAGCTAAACCAGCCACAGCTCCCAAGCAGCCTGTAGGTAGTGGCCAGAAGCCTCTCACCAGAAAGGCTGATAGCAGCTCCAGCGAGGAGGAGAGCAGTTCTagtgaagaggaaaagaagaagactGTGGTCACTCCCAAGTCCAAGGCAGCAGCCAAAGCAGCTCCGTCTTTGCCTGCCAAACAGGCCCCCCAGGGTGGTGGGGACAGCAGCTCTGATTCAGATAGTTCTAgcagtgaggaagaggaggaagagaagatgtCAAAATCCCCAGTTAAAAAGAAGCCACAGAAGGCAGCAGGAGTTGTAGCCTCTTCCAAGGCGGCTTCCACAAAGCAAGCAAAGGCCGAGAGCAGCAGCAGTTCTTCCTCTGATGATTCCAGTGAGGAAGAAGTGAAGGAGAAGCCTAAGGGCAAGGGCAGTGTAAGGCCACAAGCCCTCAAGACCAATGGGACCTCTGCAGTGACTACGCAGAATGGAAAAGCAGACAGGGATAGCcatgaggaagaagaagaaaagaaaaaggcagcatTAGCAGTTTCTAAGCCAG gTTCCGGAAAGAAGCGGAAGCAGAATGAGGCTGCCAAAGAGGCAGAGACTCCTCAAGCCAAGAAGATAAAGCCCCAGACCCCCAACACAtttccaaaaaggaagaaa GGAGAAAAAAGGGCATCATCCCCTTTCCGAAGGATCAGGGAGGAGGAAATTGAGGTAGATGCTCGAGTGGCAGACAACTCCTTTGATGCCAAG CGGGGTGCAGCTGGAGACTGGGGGGAACGCGCCAATCAGGTTCTGAAGTTCACCAAAGGCAAATCGTTCCGGCATGAGAAAACCAAGAAGAAGCGGGGCAGCTACCGGGGAGGCTCCATCTCTGTCCAGGTCAATTCCATTAAGTTTGACAGCGAGTGA